In the genome of Falco naumanni isolate bFalNau1 chromosome 5, bFalNau1.pat, whole genome shotgun sequence, the window AAAACccattttttctgtctctttcacTCACTCATCCCAGTTTACCTGGGATGTGCaagagaactgaaaactctTATCTTTATATTAGCTTTTATCATGTGTGACATGACTGTACCTACCTTTTCTATCACAGAGCCTAGACAGTCATTCGGAGCCATTGCTACCAAAAGCTGGTATCTACATACCGTTAAGGAAGAGacataaaaaaatcctcccctctttcttcagagaagttttaccagtttaaaatttaaaagtttttttcaatCTGAAGTATGTTTAGAATTCTAGGTTTTTTCAAAGGCTTATAAAACTACCTTTAAGATCAACATGATTACTTCCTAAgcatatttttttgcattattttagtCTTTATTAGGTTACCAAGTGGCCTGCAATGGCACTGtaattaaattgcatttaaaatttggaaATCTCTTTATGCATCATTTTCTCATCTGCTAATCTCCTCCCAATATGTGACACTAGCATCAGAGTTGCATGTGAGCACACTACTGCAAAAATTTAATTGCAATATATGATGAAGCATGTATCACGCAGTAGCATCATCACAGCTTTTTTGTCTCACATCTCTATATCTCCATAAATTCCAGGTCTCAGAGGTTCTAAGGCACCTGCAGGATGTAATGAAAACTCACAAGGACTAAAGGAGAGATTGTGTTTAATGGGCGATGCAAACAGTAACAGCAATAGTAAGTAGAACTACTGCTCACACAGCCTGAAATCTATGTGTTAGGCCTTATACCAGATTAAACAAGGCTTCTATATGCTATATCAGATTAAATAattagtgtttttttaaaagaatgagtGTAGATATGACCTATAAAGGACCATATACATTTCAGCTGGAAACTTTGACTTTCTAGGCCTATGGGTCTTGACTTCCCTTTGGCTGTTTATCAGGGACTGATGGTTTCTTTTTGTCCTAGGACCCACATGTTCACTCTGCCCTGTAAACTGGAAGTGGGTTGGAGGCGACACCTGTTtctacatttcagaaaaaaaggccaCGTGGCCGGAAAGTGAAGAATTTTGCTTCTCCCAGAATGCCACCCTTCttacactgaaaagcaaaagcaagttGGTATGGTTCCAATCATACTGGTATTTCTTTGCATTGGTATCGACTATTTCAAATTCCCCACCAGTCAGCAAGTACGTCTTGATGTTACATACAGACCTTGGGGTCCTGTCTCCAAGGTCTGAGGCAACACAGACTGCGGAACATCTAGCCACAAGTGTGTGATGATGAAGTAGCTAGCAACACAGGATATTATTCAGCCAAGGAGTGAACATGAGTGTCATGAATCCTGTGAAAGTTGTTAACAGTGAGTCTTTCATTCAGGAACTGTCTTTGAATACTCTGAGAGACAGGGCTCTAAGAATTATTCCCCTGGTCTTAAATTTAGTAGAGATGCCagacacaaaatatttctgactgCATGCCGAACAGAGATGTTGTCTCTTGGAAACTGTTATGAGGGCCTGATGAGGAGTTTAGAGAATCATTGTGAAATTACATTCTTTGGTTCTTTCTTGATCACCCCCCCTCTCTACTGTAGTTGTTCAGgtactgcaaaaagaaaaatacccacAAGCTCCTTGGTGATaaaggttttgcatttttttatagaTCAGCATATCTCAAATATCACAAAAACAATCTTACTGGATTGGATTATCATACGGAGTTGATGGCTGGTCTTGGGTAGATGATACAAAACTTTTTACAAAGAGAAATGACTGGTAAGTTTTCTGAACTTAAATAGTTGGTGGGTTTTAATCTCTTGTACAATATCCTCCCTGTGCACTGaagtctttatctcaacccatgagttttctcacctttacccttctgattgtctccccccatcccactggagggtggagtgagtgagtggctgtgtggtgcttagttgctggctggggttaaaccatgacagtccctgaaacagagaaagagtCACAGAAAACTGGAAGTGTGAGCAGGAGAAGGAGTCCACAAACCAGTGCAACTGGTGactgcatttattatttaaaccTACTCACTTTATGAAACATGCCACTACTCTATAAGAAGCAACCCACACTTCCTTCAAGACATCCTACCTCCTGCAAAGtctgcctgtgcctgcctcCCTACTCAGCCATGATTATCCCAAATTCACTTCCCTTTTCCAGCAACATCTTGAAACATTTATTACACAAAAGTAGTCAACATTAGCTGAAGagaacttgtttattttttctgtaaaatctcATCAGCTTACTTGGTGTATTTCACCTTTACTAACCGTGTGGGGGGAAACTCGGATTCCCATACTGTTCTCTGTGAAGTGAAAGTTCTCCAATGCCTCCTTGGAAACAGGTGCAAATTCTTACACTTCCCACAGCTACTAGACATCGAGCAGAATGATTCGGTTTCTGTGCAGGCAGACCACTGCCTTTCAGTTTCCAGACCCAAATTACCACAACACAAAGCAATGGTTGGAGTGACATAACCACAGTTGAGGAACTAGtgctattttctgctttcatgaTGCTCCATACGcaggctttcttttttacatCTTTGAGCTGAAGGCAGGTGGAGAATGATCCTTCGGTCTTGAACTGAATGAGCTGTTATGTTCTTCAATATTTTGTATCAACCTTTATGAACCTTAAAATGATTAAGCAACATCTGCAATAATGTGTGATCGTCCAAATCATACATTATGTTTTAtgcctttctttaaaattggTACATGAGTGTTTTTAACAAGatgatgtgggttttttctagGATTCATTTGTCCACCAAGCAAAACTGTGCCTATGTGCTTTATCGTAAGTCAAGAGTTTACAGTGAAAATTGTTATGAGAAAAATCCCTGGATCTGTGAGAAGGCAGCAGTTCAGCTGATCTGAAAAGATtctcaacagaaaaagaactggaagagtatGAAGATTTTGATGTTTAGGTTTTTCAGAGAAGGGGTGTAATATAATGTTTAATACAAATACATTGGAAACCACACATTTATggtattatttattatttttcatttggaattaattattttctaaatctAAATAACTGTATCTGGTGTATCTTGTTCAGGATCCCGAGGGAAGGGAGGCAAGTAAAAAGCAAGATCACAACTCTTCTTCAtgagagcagactttggcctcttcaaagAAAGGCTCAGAAGAGTCCCGTAAGATAAGGCCCTGGAGGGAAAAGGAGCCCAAGAAAGTTGGTTAATATTGAAGGATTGCCTCCTTCAAGCTCAAGAGCGGTCTGTCTCAATGAGCAGGGAGTCAGGCAGGAATGTCAGGAAGCGTACATGGACGAACAAGCTGATGTTGGCAAAACTCAGGCATAAATAGGATGCATTCAGAGGGTAGAAGCAGGGCCAGGTAACTGGAAGGATCAAAGAGACACCGAGCATGCAGGGATGAAGTTAGGAAAGTCAAAGAccaaagaaatttgaaaaagaaattctttgaCAAAGAAAGTCAAAGACCAAAAGGAATTTAATCTGGTGATGGGGTGACAAAGGCAAAAAGGAGAGCTTCTACAAGTACGTGGgtgacaaaaggaagactagggaaaatgtagACTCACTGCTGAATGAGGTAGGGGAGCTGGTGACACAGGacctggaaaaggctgaggtactgaatgccttctttgcctcagtctttgaTGGCAAAAGCAgccttcaggaatcccaggtCCCCGAGACCAGAGAAAAGTCTAGAGCAAGGAAAGCGTACCCATGTGGAAGAGGATCAGGTCAGGGAATGTTTAAGCAAGCTGGACATGCGTAAGTCCATGGGCCCTGACGGGATGCACccacaagtgctgagggagctggcagatgtcatTGCACGACAACTGTCAATACTGCCTGATTGATCACGATCATGGCAACTGGGAGAAGTGCCTGAGGACCTGGAGGAAAGGAAGTGTCACTCTTATCTTCAGtaagggcaggaaggaggacccagggaactacaggctggtcagcctcacctcaatCCCTAGGAAGCTGGCGGAGCAACTAATTCTGGAAACCATTTCAAGGcacatgaaggaaaagaaggtgaCTGAGAGTAGCCAGCATGGATTCATGAAGGGGAAGTCGTACTTGACCAACCTGACAACCTTTTATGATGATATGATTGGCTTGGTAGATGGGGAAAGAACAGTGAATATTATCTGACTAGACACCAGTAAGGCTTTCAACACTTTCTCCCATAAGATCTTCATAGAGAAGCTGTTGATGTACaggctggatgagcagacagtAGGGTGGATTGAACACTGGCTAAGCAGATGAGCCCAGAGGGTGGTGATCAGTGGCATAAACTCTacagctggaggccagtcacTAGCAGTGAACCCCAGGGGTCAACACTGGATCTGATCTggttcaacatcttcattatTGATCTGGATAATCAGGCAGTTTTCTAATGACACaaagctgggaggagtggctgatacaccagaggattgtgctgccatccagagggacctcagcAGGCTGA includes:
- the LOC121089001 gene encoding natural killer cells antigen CD94-like, with product MSSQIMHTNIDEEDGYSKLNHVTQHPARHYMSLNINQGHSPPFAIRWPAIIILFTLFLALTVGIIVLGLRGSKAPAGCNENSQGLKERLCLMGDANSNSNRPTCSLCPVNWKWVGGDTCFYISEKKATWPESEEFCFSQNATLLTLKSKSKLISISQISQKQSYWIGLSYGVDGWSWVDDTKLFTKRNDWIHLSTKQNCAYVLYRKSRVYSENCYEKNPWICEKAAVQLI